In Eleutherodactylus coqui strain aEleCoq1 chromosome 11, aEleCoq1.hap1, whole genome shotgun sequence, a single window of DNA contains:
- the LOC136582344 gene encoding uncharacterized protein isoform X1, translating into MEDLMERIKDVVARQGTSWLVKMAEELSRPTAAEAGESSNQLVLPSSEEPRGRHARRRPVLPSSEEPRGRHARSNPVVPSSDEPRGRPVRRRNPPARLSPSPVVKRAVPVRSPRTEGARRSGTARSQRGMEEAEPIGRIRVSDGEVEGRDGPTFGVSARPGSGSGEGERLSRSGDGVSAYGAAKIRTPSGRGVTSGERHTAHRPYSLSSLPAPSFPLAMPEDNEADVNIQGAAPDGGGRGVTDWSVWVIGHSYIYWAERRARSRPIGGNLGLNVPVHWRGIRGLQWPRLLQESLFTDSWSSNASSSSHNMYVPCEGAATITVRH; encoded by the exons ATGGAGGACCTAATGGAGCGGATTAAAGATGTGGTGGCCAGGCAGGGCACTagctggctcgtgaagatggccgaagaaTTATCGAGACCGACTGCAGCGGAGGCCGGGGAAAGCAGCAATCAACTCGTtttgcccagcagcgaggagccCAGGGGAAGACATGCCCGAAGACGACCCGTTctgcccagcagcgaggagccCAGGGGAAGACATGCCCGAAGCAATCCAGTGGTGCCCAGCAGCGATGAGCCCAGGGGAAGACCCGTCCGGAGGAGGAATCCACCCGCCCGTTTGAGCCCCAGCCCGGTGGTGAAGAGAGCTGTGCCGGTGAGGAGCCCCAGAACAGAAGGAGCGAGGAGGAGCGGTACCGCGCGGTCGCAGCGCGGCATGGAGGAAGCAGAGCCAATAGGACGCATCCGGGTCAGCGACGGTGAGGTTGAAGGGAGAGATGGACCTACCTTCGGTGTGTCGGCGAGGCCAGGATCGG GTAGTGGTGAAGGAGAGAGATTGAGCAGATCGGGGGATGGAGTTTCGGCCTACGGGGCTGCAAAAATAAGGACTCCGAGTGGCCGGGGTGTTACCAGCGGAGAACGACACACGGCGCACCGACCCTACAGCCTATCATCACTGCCCGCACCCAGCTTtcccttggcgatgccggaggacaACGAGGCGG ATGTCAacattcagggagctgcacccgacggcggaggtcgagggg tTACGGATTGGTCGGTATGGGTGATAGGCCACTCATATATATACTGGGCCGAGAGGAGAGCCAGAAGTAGGCCTATCGGAGGCAATTTAGGCCTCAATGTTCCAGTACATTGGAGAGGGATTAGAGGTTTGCAATGGCCCAGGCTGCTCCAGGAG TCTCTATTTACAGACAGTTGGTCATCCAATGCTTCCAGCTCTTCACACAACATGTATGTGCCTTGTGAAGGTGCCGCTACAATCACCGTGAGACATTAG
- the LOC136582344 gene encoding uncharacterized protein isoform X2 — protein MEDLMERIKDVVARQGTSWLVKMAEELSRPTAAEAGESSNQLVLPSSEEPRGRHARRRPVLPSSEEPRGRHARSNPVVPSSDEPRGRPVRRRNPPARLSPSPVVKRAVPVRSPRTEGARRSGTARSQRGMEEAEPIGRIRVSDGEVEGRDGPTFGVSARPGSGSGEGERLSRSGDGVSAYGAAKIRTPSGRGVTSGERHTAHRPYSLSSLPAPSFPLAMPEDNEADVNIQGAAPDGGGRGVTDWSVWVIGHSYIYWAERRARSRPIGGNLGLNVPVHWRGIRGLQWPRLLQETVGHPMLPALHTTCMCLVKVPLQSP, from the exons ATGGAGGACCTAATGGAGCGGATTAAAGATGTGGTGGCCAGGCAGGGCACTagctggctcgtgaagatggccgaagaaTTATCGAGACCGACTGCAGCGGAGGCCGGGGAAAGCAGCAATCAACTCGTtttgcccagcagcgaggagccCAGGGGAAGACATGCCCGAAGACGACCCGTTctgcccagcagcgaggagccCAGGGGAAGACATGCCCGAAGCAATCCAGTGGTGCCCAGCAGCGATGAGCCCAGGGGAAGACCCGTCCGGAGGAGGAATCCACCCGCCCGTTTGAGCCCCAGCCCGGTGGTGAAGAGAGCTGTGCCGGTGAGGAGCCCCAGAACAGAAGGAGCGAGGAGGAGCGGTACCGCGCGGTCGCAGCGCGGCATGGAGGAAGCAGAGCCAATAGGACGCATCCGGGTCAGCGACGGTGAGGTTGAAGGGAGAGATGGACCTACCTTCGGTGTGTCGGCGAGGCCAGGATCGG GTAGTGGTGAAGGAGAGAGATTGAGCAGATCGGGGGATGGAGTTTCGGCCTACGGGGCTGCAAAAATAAGGACTCCGAGTGGCCGGGGTGTTACCAGCGGAGAACGACACACGGCGCACCGACCCTACAGCCTATCATCACTGCCCGCACCCAGCTTtcccttggcgatgccggaggacaACGAGGCGG ATGTCAacattcagggagctgcacccgacggcggaggtcgagggg tTACGGATTGGTCGGTATGGGTGATAGGCCACTCATATATATACTGGGCCGAGAGGAGAGCCAGAAGTAGGCCTATCGGAGGCAATTTAGGCCTCAATGTTCCAGTACATTGGAGAGGGATTAGAGGTTTGCAATGGCCCAGGCTGCTCCAGGAG ACAGTTGGTCATCCAATGCTTCCAGCTCTTCACACAACATGTATGTGCCTTGTGAAGGTGCCGCTACAATCACCGTGA